Below is a genomic region from Silurus meridionalis isolate SWU-2019-XX chromosome 10, ASM1480568v1, whole genome shotgun sequence.
TAGAGAGCATGGAGACACTTGAGCGCACAGCTCCTCTCTatctatcctctctctcactatcagaGTGCCTTTGTCCACATTCAGACCGATGTACTCACGACTGTCCTCCGTAAAGATCCGAGCTCTTCCAGATTTCAGTCTCTTTACATCCAACCCGAGATCCTGAACGATATTTCCCACCACTGCTCCCTTGTTCATCTCCTCGGGAATAGAATAACGGACCTGTCCATGCGCAATGGCAATGACAAAGGCCAATCCAACCAGGTGCATCGTCGAAAAGCGGACAGTATAGTCTCTTATCTGGGCATCAAAACAACAAAGATCAGCCATCTAAAACTGCCCTAAATCAGAAACATAAAGTATGTAATCGCAttctcaataaaataaatgcatctgTACTTGCACACTTCAATCCCAGACTAAAAGATTGTATCTGCATGCATTCGAAATGCAGAGGAGGATCTAAAGTGAAGCATTTGCACACCCTGGCCAACAGCGTCACTCAGAGTACTATAGAATTATTGCACCTCACCAGAACTAAAAGCTTGTCTCAACATATTAATTGCACAACACAGCgaaatgttttgttctttcaCAATAGAgacaaaaactaataataatttgtagtCCTTCCTAGTTGCTTTCTAATTTCTAAACATAATGTGAATCTTGATATATTAGGGCATCAGTTCATTTCGGAGAGTTACATTAAACAGAATTATTTTGGACTGATAAATGATAGTAAATTCCTTGTCTCCTAACTGCTCACATACATTTCTGATAGAAAAAACATGGCCTAATTGATGTGCTATTATTACAAGGATGTGTGGTGTACATCAGAATGGACGTTGACAACAAAACGCTTAAAGTAGCACGTCTCTTTCTCAGATTAAAAAATTGCTATGaataatattttcaaattataaaaaagtgcgcaacacacacacacacacacacacacacacacacacacacacacacacacacttatgcacacacacttatgcacacacacttatgcacacacacttatgcacacacacttatgcacaCAGAAATCTatcaaatacaataaataaaatcaaaaagtattttttttttgcatgtttacagTTTGAAGATTTGAGAAAACTCTTCAAACTCTGCACCAATACTTTAAAGACACTTTATATGAATCAACACTTACTAAACTAGACTTTTTATTCAAACTTCCAACTATCATGACAAAAATATCTATTGAACGGGCaatcaaaattaattaaaacatttgcacataATTAAATCTATTATATATACTGATGCAATTATATActgcaaaaaaagaacagcagcAACCGATATTTCTTGCCATGCAACAACTAATAGTGTCATAATAAGTGCCATAAACTGACAAAGCACACAGCCTGGAAACGAATAATTTCTTATTAAAAGTTTATAATTTTTAGATCATTGTGAAATGATGCGATTGCACAATTCAAAGAAATAACGCGCAACCAAGCAAACAGtaatagaaagacagacaaagttAAATTCTCACCTGATCGTAATCGTCACAAGATTTAACCCTCTTTGCATTCGTTAAAGTGTGAGTTCCGTTGCGGTCCAGACTAATGATGCTCTCAGTAGGAGGTCTGGTGTATTTCAGATCACTTTTTCTAGAGTCAGTGGTTCTGTAAGCGTCATAATTGTACACATGCTGTAAAGTTCCTGTTCCTCCTACATCTGCGTAAAGAGGTGGATAATAAGGAATAACTGGCAGATTGGCACCGGATTTATAAAACATCCGCTCACGTCTCCATCTGTAGCATTTCACTGACACTATAGCTATGATGGACAcgatgaagagaaatgaaactACAGCCAAGGCCAGGACTAGATATAAAGTCAGGTTCTCGTTATATTCCTTGTCGTGCGTAAAGTCAGTGAACTCGGAGAGCACTTCAGGGAAAGTGTCCGCCACCACCACGTTAACATTGACTGTAGCTGAACGAGAAGGCTGTCCGTTGTCCTCCACTACAACAGTGAGCTTCTGTTTCACAGCATCTTTATCAGTGACTTGGCGCAGTTCTGATTTCTCCATTCTGTAAGCCCACTTCAAACAGCGCCCTGTCTGTCGCTTTGTGTAGTTTATATGAGAGCCAGGCATTCTGTCCAGAGTCCACATCCACAGCCACCACTTTAGTGACCAGATATCCCACATCTGCTGAACGAGGCACCATTTCAGCCACCACAGAGCCACCAGTTTGTACTGGATACAGAATCTGAGGCGCGTTGTCATTCTGGTCCTGAATAATCATTTTCACACTCACGTTGCTACTGAGCGGCGGGTTTCCTCCGTCCTGCGCTTTTACGCGAATGTTGAACTCTTTTGTTTGCTCGAAATCAAAAGATCGAATAGCAAGAATCTCCCGCCTCTGCGTTAACAGAAATATAAGACGAAGCAGAAACTCCGTTGACAGAAAGATCttctaaaaaataagaaatgcgCGCATTATTAGCAGAGTCTCTGTCTGTAGCTGTTACTGAAAATATAGAAACTCCAGGTGAATTATTTTCCATCACATAAGCGGTGTATGAGTGACGCTGGAACACAGGGGCGTTGTCGTTCACATCCGATATTTTAAgcctcagtgttttatttgtagataaaGATGGAGATCCTTCATCTGTAGCTGTGATCGTTATATTGTattcagaaaacatttcacGATCTAAAATTCGGTCTGTGACTAAACTATAGAAATTAGAGGATGTAGCTTTGATGCGGAATGGCAGATCTGAATTCACTGTACATTGTGTGTGTCCATTTTTTCCGGAGTCTATGTCTTTAATATTCAGGATTGCAATAACAGTCTCCAGAGCAGAATTTTCAGGGATCGGGTTggaaagtgaaataaaactgaTAACAGGGGAATTATCATTCACATCTGTAATTTCGATCAGCACTTTACTTGTATTAGTTAATCCGCCTTTATCGGTCGCTTCGACATTCAATTCGTATTGTTTGGATTTTTCATAATCTAGCGTACCTTTTACTTGTATTTCCCCAGTGTCTGAATTAATAATGAACAAATTCAAGCTTTCTTTTCCGGTGCTTTGTGAAAATGAATATGTAACCTCTCCATTAGAGCCTTTGTCTTTGTCAGTAGCACTGACTGTCACTacagaactatatatataagatttttCTGACAAAGACACTCGGTATATTGGCTGACTGAACACAGGAGAATTATCATTTATATCAAGAACAGTGACAGTTATCTTAACTGTTCCAGATTTCTGAGGATTTCCACCATCAAATGCTGTCAAAATTAAGTTATGTTTCTCTTGTTGCTCTCTGTCTAAAGGTGTCTTTAATAATAGTTCAAAATATTTTGTACTGTCGCTACGAGATAGCTGTTTTAATGTGAAATGATCCTCTGGATTAAGGGTGTATCTCTGCACTGTATTCAGTCCAACATCGGGATCATGTGCACTGTCTAAAGAAAACCGTGAACCAAGAGCTGCAGATTCCGGGATCTCAATactgatttcttttctttcgaATGCGGGTGCATGATCATTGATATCCAATATTTCAACATCAACTCGATGCATCTCTACTGGATTATCTAGAATAACTTGAAAATGTAAAGAGCATGGAGACACTTGAGCGCACAGCTCCTCTCTatctatcctctctctcactatcagaGTGCCTTTGTCCACATTCAGACCGATGTACTCACGACTGTCCTCCGTGAAGATCCGAGCTCTTCCAGATTTCAGTCTTTTTACATCCAACCCGAGATCCTGAACGATATTTCCCACAACTGCTCCTTTGTTTAACTTCTCGGGAATAGAATAACGGACCTGCCCGTGCGCAACGGCCATGACAAAAGAAAATTCAACCAAAATCACTATGAGGCATGTCGAACTGCCGACAGCAGACACTCTTATTCGCATATTGAGAGGACAAAGAAAACCCATATTGTAAACACTTCAGGCTACAAACAATTGAAAATGTTCATTGTATTCTAAATCGAAGTTGAAGAGGAATAATCCGCGATGTCTGTTTACTCCAAAGCAACGCAAGAAGAGAGAGCCAAGCAAAATGCAATCATCATAAATAGGAGGatcaaaatattcaaaatattttgtacTGTCGCTACGAGATAGCTGTTTTAATGTGAAATGATCCTCTGGATTAAGGGTGTATCTCTGCACTGTATTCAGTCCAACATCGGGATCATGTGCACTGTCTAAAGAAAACCGTGAACCAGAGCTGCAGATTCCGGATTTCaactgatttcttttctttcgaATGCGGGTGCATGATCATTGATATCCAATATTTCAACATCAACTCGATGCATCTCTACTGGATTATCTAGAATAACTTGAAAATGTAAAGAGCATGGAGACACTTGAGCGCACAGCTCCTCTCTatctatcctctctctcactatcagaGTGCCTTTGTCCACATTCAGACTGATGTACTCACGACTGTCCTCCGTAAAGATCCGAGCTCTTCCAGATTTCAGTCTTTTTACATCCAACCCGAGATCCTGAACGATATTTCCCACAACTGCTCCTTTGTTTAACTTCTCGGGAATAGAATAACGGACCTGCCCGTGCGCAACGGCCATGACAAAAGAAAATTCAACCAAAATCACTATGAGGCATGTCGAACTGCCGACAGCAGACACTCTTATTCGCATATTGAGAGGACAAAGAAAACCCATATTGTAAACACTTCAGGCTACAAACAATTGAAAATGTTCATTGTATTCTAAATCGAAGTTGAAGAGGAATAATCCGCGATGTCTGTTTACTCCAAAGCAACGCAAGAAGAGAGAGCCAAGCAAAATGCAATCATCATAAATAGGAGGATCGAAAACTGCGATTCAAAACATTTAACCCTGACCAACAGCGTCACACAGAGCATCAAATAAAAATTGCAACTGGTACCAAAAGCCAGAAAACGAAAGAGCATTTTCACCATTTACCGCAAATTTTCACCATTTACCGCAAATTTTCACCATTTACCGCAAATTTTCACCATTTACCGCAAATTTTCACCATTTACCGCAAATTTTCACCATTTACCGCAAATTTTCACCATTTACCGCAAATTTTCACCATTTACCGCACagctaaatattttataacatttcataAAGTCCTTCAAGTGAAAATGTATTCATCATAATacggtgttttatttttttaaaacgctGCCTTATTGCATTAAGCCATGAAGCTCTAAAGTTAGTGTCTTATAatcgcatgtgtgtgtgtgtgtgtgtgtgtgtgtgtgtgtgtgtgtgtgtgtgtatatatatatatatatatatatatatatatatatatatatagttaaacgttaaatatacatacatttaatcacaaaataaaaactatacttTCTGTCTATCAAATGAAATATATCAAGGATAGTTTCTCTTTAAAGTGCGAATATCAAGAAGTATTGCCTATTCAATTGTAATGTTATTAGTAGCTCTCACCTCAACGTATTCGGTACAAGTTTTCTCACTTTGCGCAGGCGCCATTTTCTGCGTTCCGTTGCCGTCAAAACTAATGAAGCTCTCAGTAGGAGGTCTGGCGAATTTCAGATCACTCTTTCTAGAGTCAGTGGTTCTGTAAGCGTCATAATTGTACACATGCTGTAAAGTTCCTGTTCCTCCTACATCTGCGTAAAGAGGTGGATAATACGGAATAACGGGTAGATTGGCACCGGATTTATAAAACATCCGCTCACGTCTCCATCTGTAGCATTTCACTGACACTATAGCTATGATGGACAcgatgaagagaaatgaaactACAGCCAAGGCCAGGACTAGATATAAAGTCAGGTTCTCGTTATATTCCTTGTCGTGCGTAAAGTCAGTGAACTCGGAGAGCACTTCAGGGAAAGTGTCCGCCACCACCACGTTAACATTGACTGTAGCTGAACGAGAAGGCTGTCCGTTGTCCTCCACTACAACAGTGAGCTTCTGTTTCACAGCATCTTTATCAGTGACTTGGCGCACAGTTCTGATTTCTCCATTCTGTAAGCCCACTTCAAACAGCGCCCTGTCTGTCGCTTTGTGTAGTTTATATGAGAGCCAGGCATTCTGTCCAGAGTCCACATCCACAGCCACCACTTTAGTGACCAGATATCCCACATCTGCTGAACGAGGCACCATTTCAGCCACCACAGAGCCACCAGTTTGTACTGGATACAGAATCTGAGGCGCGTTGTCATTCTGGTCCTGAATAATCATTTTCACACTCACGTTGCTACTGAGCGGCGGGTTTCCTCCGTCCTGCGCTTTTACGCGAATGTTGAACTCTTTTGTTTGCTCGAAATCAAAAGATCGAATAGCAAGAATCTCCCCGCTCTCTGCGTTAACAGAAATATAAGACGAAGCAGAAACTCCGTTGACAGAAAGATCTTCTAAAAAATAGGAAATGCGCGCATTATTAGCAGAGTCTCTGTCTGTAGCTGTTACTGAAAATATAGAAACTCCAGGTGAATTATTTTCCATCACATAAGCGGTGTATGAGTGACGCTGGAACACAGGGGCGTTGTCGTTCACATCCGATATTTTAAgcctcagtgttttatttgtagataaaGATGGAGATCCTTCATCTGTAGCTGTGATCGTTATATTGTattcagaaaacatttcacGATCCAAACTACGGTCTGTGACTAAATTATAAAAGTTATTTGAAGTAGCTTTGATGCGCAATGGCAGATCTGAATTCATTGAGCATTTAATTTGTCCGTTCTTGCCTGAGTCTGTGTCTTTAATATTCAAAATCGCAACAACAGTCTCCAGAGCAGAATCTTCAGGTATCGTACTGGAAAATGAGATAACACTTATAACAGGGAAATTGTCATTGATATCTGTAATTTCCACGAACAATTTACAGGTGTCAGTTTGTCCACCTTTATCTATGGCCTCGACGTTCATTTCATACTGTTTGGTTCTTTCAAAATCTAACACACCTTTGATTTTTATTACTCCAGTGTCTGAatcaatattaaacatttccatGAGTTCTTTTCCGGTGCTTTGTGAAAATGAATATGTAACCTCGCTATTTGATCCTTTGTCCTTGTCAGTCGCAGTGACTGTCACTACTGCAGT
It encodes:
- the LOC124392569 gene encoding LOW QUALITY PROTEIN: protocadherin gamma-A6-like (The sequence of the model RefSeq protein was modified relative to this genomic sequence to represent the inferred CDS: inserted 2 bases in 1 codon); its protein translation is MAVAHGQVRYSIPEKLNKGAVVGNIVQDLGLDVKRLKSGRARIFTEDSREYISLNVDKGTLIVRYSIPEKLNKGAVVGNIVQDLGLDVKRLKSGRARIFTEDSREYIGLNVDKGTLIKIFLSTEFLLRLIFLLTQRREILAIRSFDFEQTKEFNIRVKAQDGGNPPLSSNVSVKMIIQDQNDNAPQILYPVQTGGSVVAEMVPRSADVGYLVTKVVAVDVDSGQNAWLSYKLHKATDRALFEVGLQNGEIRTXRQVTDKDAVKQKLTVVVEDNGQPSRSATVNVNVVVADTFPEVLSEFTDFTHDKEYNENLTLYLVLALAVVSFLFIVSIIAIVSVKCYRWRRERMFYKSGANLPVIPYYPPLYADVGGTGTLQHVYNYDAYRTTDSRKSDLKYTRPPTESIISLDRNGTHTLTNAKRVKSCDDYDQVRI
- the LOC124392413 gene encoding protocadherin gamma-A10-like isoform X9, which translates into the protein MDFLCSLDARIRGSTVRISTWLTMLLVGFASVLAVAHGQVRYSIPEEMNKGSVVGNIVQDLGLDVTRLKSGKARIFTEDSREYIGLNVDKGTLIVRERIDREELCAQVSPCSLRFQIILDNPVQMHRVDVEILDINDHAPAFDKKHVNIEITESFAPGARFSLRSAHDPDVGVNTLQRYTLNPSDHFILKEFTLTDGTKYVEMILKTPLDREAQEEHNLILTAFDGGNPQKSGTVKITVTVLDANDNSPVFSQPIYRVSLSENSPVNTAVVTVTATDKDKGSNSEVTYSFSQSTGKELMEMFNIDSDTGVIKIKGVLDFERTKQYEMNVEAIDKGGQTDTCKLFVEITDINDNFPVISVISFSSTIPEDSALETVVAILNIKDTDSGKNGQIKCSMNSDLPLRIKATSNNFYNLVTDRSLDREMFSEYNITITATDEGSPSLSTNKTLRLKISDVNDNAPVFQRHSYTAYVMENNSPGVSIFSVTATDRDSANNARISYFLEDLSVNGVSASSYISVNAESGEILAIRSFDFEQTKEFNIRVKAQDGGNPPLSSNVSVKMIIQDQNDNAPQILYPVQTGGSVVAEMVPRSADVGYLVTKVVAVDVDSGQNAWLSYKLHKATDRALFEVGLQNGEIRTVRQVTDKDAVKQKLTVVVEDNGQPSRSATVNVNVVVADTFPEVLSEFTDFTHDKEYNENLTLYLVLALAVVSFLFIVSIIAIVSVKCYRWRRERMFYKSGANLPVIPYYPPLYADVGGTGTLQHVYNYDAYRTTDSRKSDLKFARPPTESFISFDGNGTQKMAPAQSEKTCTEYVEQKPPNADWRFNQNQRPGPSGAAATPEVAMATGPWPNPPSEAEQLQALMAAANEVSEATNTLGPGTMGLSTRYSPQFTLQHVPDYRQNVYIPGSTATLSANSQQPQQPPQALPAPQVTSAQVEPPKAQTPASKKKIIKKEKK
- the LOC124392413 gene encoding protocadherin gamma-A10-like isoform X2 translates to MDFLCSLDARIRGSTVRISTWLTMLLVGFASVLAVAHGQVRYSIPEEMNKGSVVGNIVQDLGLDVTRLKSGKARIFTEDSREYIGLNVDKGTLIVRERIDREELCAQVSPCSLRFQIILDNPVQMHRVDVEILDINDHAPAFDKKHVNIEITESFAPGARFSLRSAHDPDVGVNTLQRYTLNPSDHFILKEFTLTDGTKYVEMILKTPLDREAQEEHNLILTAFDGGNPQKSGTVKITVTVLDANDNSPVFSQPIYRVSLSENSPVNTAVVTVTATDKDKGSNSEVTYSFSQSTGKELMEMFNIDSDTGVIKIKGVLDFERTKQYEMNVEAIDKGGQTDTCKLFVEITDINDNFPVISVISFSSTIPEDSALETVVAILNIKDTDSGKNGQIKCSMNSDLPLRIKATSNNFYNLVTDRSLDREMFSEYNITITATDEGSPSLSTNKTLRLKISDVNDNAPVFQRHSYTAYVMENNSPGVSIFSVTATDRDSANNARISYFLEDLSVNGVSASSYISVNAESGEILAIRSFDFEQTKEFNIRVKAQDGGNPPLSSNVSVKMIIQDQNDNAPQILYPVQTGGSVVAEMVPRSADVGYLVTKVVAVDVDSGQNAWLSYKLHKATDRALFEVGLQNGEIRTVRQVTDKDAVKQKLTVVVEDNGQPSRSATVNVNVVVADTFPEVLSEFTDFTHDKEYNENLTLYLVLALAVVSFLFIVSIIAIVSVKCYRWRRERMFYKSGANLPVIPYYPPLYADVGGTGTLQHVYNYDAYRTTDSRKSDLKFARPPTESFISFDGNGTQKMAPAQSEKTCTEYVEQKPPNADWRFNQNQRPGPSGHHKLRSAFLRSASPHKPRAAATPEVAMATGPWPNPPSEAEQLQALMAAANEVSEATNTLGPGTMGLSTRYSPQFTLQHVPDYRQNVYIPGSTATLSANSQQPQQPPQALPAPQVTSAQVEPPKAQTPASKKKIIKKEKK